The following coding sequences are from one Pseudonocardia sp. EC080619-01 window:
- a CDS encoding iron-containing redox enzyme family protein has translation MTTLPTLPLLAAAPPRIVDGHIEMTLGENVFVVEHEHPDQLMALLLVLDGRHRVDDLPAASGLDRDEVVQVLTQLDAGGFLDDPTTPSLESASGVGFTIEDDLNRLFADQIETSRFWTELSECPEAVPHNVYYGMAIENWHFLYREHLFDSAVLSFPNSREVRAALNEFYIEEHRHDDIVLKAFGALGIKPDQMRAGRPLPSTMALVNGLAFWARTDPLFFLATVSVLEGGPGAGEDGTDSFLEAADRAGLPESFLGPLREHARINAGHGHGRVSRELFDLLPAVNQAEEVRMRAQCPLFMELYRNFYDGIWEYWSDPARPLLRCHSYLTPKVTT, from the coding sequence ATGACAACACTCCCCACCCTTCCCCTACTCGCGGCTGCGCCGCCGCGGATCGTGGACGGCCACATCGAAATGACGCTGGGCGAGAACGTCTTCGTCGTGGAGCACGAACACCCTGACCAGCTGATGGCGCTACTCTTAGTCCTGGACGGACGACACCGCGTCGATGACCTGCCCGCCGCGAGCGGCCTCGATCGGGACGAGGTAGTGCAGGTACTGACCCAGCTCGACGCAGGCGGTTTCCTGGACGACCCGACCACACCCAGCCTCGAGTCCGCCTCTGGCGTCGGCTTCACGATCGAGGACGATCTGAACCGCCTGTTCGCCGATCAGATCGAGACGTCGCGGTTCTGGACAGAACTCAGCGAGTGCCCAGAGGCCGTGCCGCACAACGTCTACTACGGCATGGCGATCGAGAACTGGCACTTCTTATACCGGGAGCACCTGTTCGACTCAGCTGTGCTGAGCTTCCCCAACAGCCGTGAGGTGCGCGCCGCGCTGAACGAGTTCTACATCGAGGAGCACCGCCACGACGACATCGTGCTCAAGGCGTTCGGGGCGCTCGGCATCAAGCCGGACCAGATGCGGGCCGGGCGCCCGCTGCCGTCCACGATGGCGCTGGTCAACGGCCTGGCGTTCTGGGCACGCACGGATCCCCTGTTCTTCCTCGCCACGGTCAGCGTGCTGGAGGGCGGCCCCGGCGCGGGCGAGGACGGCACAGACAGCTTCCTCGAGGCTGCCGACCGCGCCGGGTTACCGGAGTCATTCCTGGGCCCCCTGCGTGAGCATGCGCGGATCAACGCCGGGCACGGGCACGGGCGGGTGAGCAGGGAGCTGTTCGACCTGCTGCCGGCCGTGAATCAGGCCGAGGAGGTGCGTATGCGGGCCCAATGCCCGCTGTTTATGGAGCTCTACCGCAACTTCTACGACGGGATCTGGGAGTACTGGTCGGACCCAGCCCGACCGCTGCTGCGCTGCCACTCCTACTTGACCCCGAAGGTGACGACATGA
- a CDS encoding cobalt-precorrin-6A reductase, producing MSPLRTVLVLGGTTEGRAAAADLSTRDGVRVVSSLAGAVRSPRLPDGEVRVGGFGGAGGLARHLRVEGVDAVLDATHPFAAGMTANAASACATAGVPLVVLRRPGWTPGPGDRWHRVASVADAAAALPGLLPGPDGRVLLTTGRGGLASFAPVAARFWIRAVDPPGPPLPAAHTLLLDRGPFDLDAERALFDDVCPHVLVTKDSGGAATAPKLTAARERGVPVVVVDRPALPAGVTCVPDVAAAVGAVLAAPVTAR from the coding sequence GTGAGTCCTCTCCGCACGGTGCTCGTCCTCGGCGGTACGACCGAGGGGCGGGCGGCGGCCGCCGACCTGTCCACGCGGGACGGCGTCCGGGTGGTGTCGTCGCTGGCCGGGGCGGTGCGCAGCCCCCGCCTGCCCGACGGCGAGGTGCGGGTCGGCGGGTTCGGCGGAGCCGGGGGACTCGCGCGTCACCTGCGCGTCGAGGGCGTCGACGCCGTCCTCGACGCGACCCACCCGTTCGCCGCCGGGATGACGGCGAACGCCGCGTCGGCCTGCGCGACCGCCGGGGTGCCGCTGGTGGTGCTGCGCAGGCCCGGCTGGACCCCCGGGCCGGGGGACCGCTGGCACCGGGTCGCGTCGGTCGCGGACGCGGCGGCGGCGCTGCCCGGCCTGCTGCCCGGCCCGGACGGCCGGGTGCTCCTCACGACGGGTCGCGGTGGGCTCGCGAGCTTCGCCCCGGTGGCGGCCCGGTTCTGGATCCGGGCCGTCGACCCGCCCGGCCCGCCGCTGCCCGCGGCGCACACGCTGCTGCTCGACCGCGGTCCGTTCGACCTCGACGCCGAGCGGGCCCTGTTCGACGACGTGTGCCCGCACGTGCTGGTCACGAAGGACTCCGGTGGCGCGGCGACGGCGCCGAAGCTGACCGCCGCCCGGGAACGCGGGGTCCCGGTCGTGGTCGTCGACCGGCCGGCGCTCCCCGCCGGGGTGACGTGCGTGCCGGACGTCGCGGCCGCCGTCGGGGCGGTCCTCGCGGCGCCGGTCACGGCTCGATGA
- a CDS encoding haloacid dehalogenase type II — MALTTVVFDVNETLSDLTPLGKKFSDLGVPGWLGPYWFASTLREGIALAAGGELRTFSEIGTDTAARLLRRHGVRWADVRAGEVLDGFLELPVHPDVHDGVAALRAAGLRLVTLSNGAAAVAERLLGGHGLREQFDRVLSVEDAGIWKPAPAAYTYALRTCGIDASEAVMVAVHPWDLHGAARTGMATAWLNRTGEPWPGHLTPPTFTVRALPELAGRLA; from the coding sequence ATGGCGCTCACGACCGTGGTGTTCGACGTCAACGAGACCCTCTCCGACCTCACGCCGCTCGGGAAGAAGTTCTCCGATCTCGGCGTGCCCGGCTGGCTCGGCCCCTACTGGTTCGCCTCCACCCTGCGGGAGGGCATCGCGCTGGCCGCGGGCGGGGAGCTCCGGACCTTCTCCGAGATCGGGACCGACACCGCGGCCCGGCTGCTGCGCCGGCACGGCGTGCGCTGGGCCGACGTCCGGGCCGGGGAGGTCCTGGACGGGTTCCTGGAACTGCCGGTGCACCCCGACGTCCACGACGGCGTCGCCGCACTGCGGGCCGCGGGCCTGCGGCTGGTCACACTGTCGAACGGCGCCGCGGCCGTCGCCGAGCGGCTCCTCGGCGGCCACGGGCTGCGTGAGCAGTTCGACCGGGTGCTGTCGGTCGAGGACGCCGGGATCTGGAAGCCCGCCCCCGCCGCCTACACCTACGCGCTGCGCACCTGCGGGATCGACGCGTCCGAGGCGGTGATGGTCGCGGTGCACCCGTGGGACCTGCACGGGGCCGCCCGGACCGGGATGGCGACGGCGTGGCTGAACCGCACCGGCGAGCCATGGCCCGGCCACCTCACGCCACCGACCTTCACCGTCCGGGCGCTGCCCGAGCTGGCGGGCCGGCTGGCCTGA